CGTCACTTCAATAATATCATCCAGATTTTTAATCGCCTCAGGCTTTTCAATTTTAGCTATAATTCTGGAGTCTTTTTCTTTGCCAGTGATGATTTCACGAAGCTCTATAATGTCTTTAGCTTCACGTACGAATGACAACCCTATCCAGTGAATGTTTTGTTCCAAAGCGAATTCCAGATCTTTAAGATCTTTTTCGGTTAAACTTGGCATAGATATTTTGGTATCCGGAAGATTAACTCCTTTTCTGGAATGTAGAGGACCGCCATAAACCACTTCTAGAAGTGCTTCATCCATGCCATTAGACTCAACAACTTTGAATACCAGTTTTCCATCATCTACCAGTATTTTGTCTCCTATTTCGACATCTTTAGGAAAAGATTCATAGTTAATATGAACTTTATCAATATCACCTAAATAGGGTTTGGTGGTGAAAGTCATTTGATGACCTTGCTCCAACATGATAGGTTCGGAATATAAATTCCCAATTCGGATTTTGGGACCTTGAAGATCACCAAGAATTCCAGTATGTGTATTGAGTTCGTGATCTAGTTCACGAATTGTTTTGATTGTTTCAATTAGGTCTTGATGTACGGCATGTGAGAAATTAATTCTACATACATTCACTCCTTCCAGTATCAGTTGTTTGATTGTTTCTCTGGAAGATGTAGCCGGACCTAAAGTGGCAACAATTTTAGTTCTTTTGGGAGCGTTCATTATGTAAGTTTTGTTTTGACTTTATCTAAAGTCACAGGGAAAGCAGTCAGTACACTTTCTATTTGTTTGATCTTTTTTAGTGCATCTTCAAAATCCAATTCTTCGTAAAACCCTGTAACCACCATGAAGTAGTCAATTTGCTTTTGTGTGGGAACCAACAGAGATTTTTCTCCATGATTGCTAATTAAATGAAGTGTGAATTTTTCCGATGGATTGGTCCAGTTAAAGTATGCATGTCCATCCAGTTCCTGGATGAAGTAAATATTATCCGGATACTCTTGGGTTGCTTGTAGTTCACATTTTAAAGCACGATTAATTTCCCAAGCAAATTTGATGCTTTTTTGGTGACAACTGATCGCAATAACAAAAGCATCAGCATCGGAATCTATTTTAAGGCGCTTTAAAGCCATATGAACTCAATTAACCGGACTAAATTAAGGAAAAACGATCCTGAAAGCTTCACATTTTTTGTTAAGGAATTAAAGGGTTAATGTTAAAAAGTGTGCTTATGATTCAATTTGTTTTAGAGCTTCAGCAGCAGCTTTTTGCTCTGCCTTCTTTTTAGATGCTCCAAGAGCGCTTGCAATTTCGTTACCATCAAAAATCACCTTGCTTTGAAATGATTGTGGTTCTTCTCTTTGGAAAATGGAAGTGTGAAAGTGTACTTTGACTTTGTTTTTTTGAGCTTTTTCAATCACACGACTCTTAGGATCAGGTTCTTGCGTTAAAATTGTATTGAAGTCAACATGTGGAGCAAGAATCTGATTACGAATAAACTTATTCGTGGCTTTAAATCCTTTATCCAGGTAATAGGCTCCGATAACTGCTTCTAAGGCATTTCCACTCAAAGATGTTTCTTTGATTTCACGTCCCATCTGTACTTCAATAAGTCGGTCTAATTGAAGTGCAATGCCCAGATTATTTAGACTGGAACGACTCACAATTCTGGAGCGAATTTGTGTTAAAAAACCTTCTTTTCCTTGTGGAAACTTCTCATATAAAACTTCTGCAACCACAGAGTCTAATATAGAATCTCCCAGAAATTCCAGACGTTCATTGTTTTGAAATGAACTTTCGTAAACGGATTTATGTCGTAAAGCCTGAAGATATAACTCAGGCTTTGATGTCCGAATACCTAAAGATTTTAATAATGTACGGAGATGGGGATTTTCCTTCTCAAGAATAGCAGTCTTCCTGTTAAAGAAGCCAAACACAAATATTAACCTTTGTATTTTCTAAATAATACAGAAGCGTTGTGTCCACC
This genomic interval from bacterium SCSIO 12643 contains the following:
- the pyk gene encoding pyruvate kinase — encoded protein: MNAPKRTKIVATLGPATSSRETIKQLILEGVNVCRINFSHAVHQDLIETIKTIRELDHELNTHTGILGDLQGPKIRIGNLYSEPIMLEQGHQMTFTTKPYLGDIDKVHINYESFPKDVEIGDKILVDDGKLVFKVVESNGMDEALLEVVYGGPLHSRKGVNLPDTKISMPSLTEKDLKDLEFALEQNIHWIGLSFVREAKDIIELREIITGKEKDSRIIAKIEKPEAIKNLDDIIEVTDAVMVARGDLGVEVPLEEVPLLQKEIVLKCQQMAKPVIIATQMMESMIDSITPSRAEVNDVANAVMDGADAVMLSGETSVGEHPVDVIKVMTRIIKQTETFDGIYNADFQPLINTKRYISDNICFGALDLAEKVSAKAIVTMTFSGYTALKVSSFRPKAGVYVFTGNRRLLKMMSLVWGTRTFFYDKFVSTDETIEDIKAKLRATGQLEEDDLVVNIASMPIKSKGMSNMIRLSYI
- a CDS encoding IPExxxVDY family protein, whose protein sequence is MALKRLKIDSDADAFVIAISCHQKSIKFAWEINRALKCELQATQEYPDNIYFIQELDGHAYFNWTNPSEKFTLHLISNHGEKSLLVPTQKQIDYFMVVTGFYEELDFEDALKKIKQIESVLTAFPVTLDKVKTKLT
- the rnc gene encoding ribonuclease III, coding for MFGFFNRKTAILEKENPHLRTLLKSLGIRTSKPELYLQALRHKSVYESSFQNNERLEFLGDSILDSVVAEVLYEKFPQGKEGFLTQIRSRIVSRSSLNNLGIALQLDRLIEVQMGREIKETSLSGNALEAVIGAYYLDKGFKATNKFIRNQILAPHVDFNTILTQEPDPKSRVIEKAQKNKVKVHFHTSIFQREEPQSFQSKVIFDGNEIASALGASKKKAEQKAAAEALKQIES